The following are encoded in a window of Spartobacteria bacterium genomic DNA:
- a CDS encoding efflux RND transporter periplasmic adaptor subunit produces MTMTEKKKKSKVAMAVMILLLVIVVGGSMKLIGDIKNAQPPEKEPPALPSFPVEVITVSTTRYEDMTAWPATLHAIDDVRVPAEIGGKITALHADKGAVVSEGDALLQIDDALFKNALAQSEIDLREAEKDLERWEELRTSGAVSVNEYEKIKTAAEMARIARDNASINIEKSTVTAPVSGQITDRYVSLGEFIGSGDPVYRLVKTDKLKLNLHVPENDVGSLHTGIPLVFSVKSLKGLMFTGTVTFVASASAAQSNTYEIEAVVDNAAGILRAGMLARVAAVREVWDDAIVVPLSAVVPDKSEHVVFLYKDGYAVRQIVIVDKMSGEKAVVGSGIRAGDQLIVAGQRTLSDGTRVTISGDGEVIDFTEE; encoded by the coding sequence ATGACCATGACGGAAAAAAAGAAAAAATCAAAGGTGGCTATGGCCGTGATGATCCTGTTGCTGGTGATCGTTGTTGGCGGGTCGATGAAATTAATAGGTGATATAAAAAATGCGCAACCGCCTGAAAAGGAGCCGCCGGCATTGCCTTCTTTTCCCGTTGAGGTGATTACCGTCAGCACCACCCGGTACGAAGATATGACTGCGTGGCCGGCTACCTTGCATGCCATTGACGATGTACGCGTTCCGGCAGAGATTGGCGGGAAAATAACCGCATTGCATGCCGATAAAGGAGCTGTGGTATCCGAGGGCGATGCGCTGTTGCAGATCGATGATGCGTTGTTCAAAAACGCGCTGGCTCAGTCAGAAATTGATCTGCGTGAAGCGGAGAAAGATCTTGAACGCTGGGAGGAGTTGCGCACCAGTGGAGCGGTCTCGGTAAACGAATATGAGAAGATAAAAACGGCGGCAGAAATGGCGCGGATTGCCCGCGATAATGCGTCGATCAATATCGAAAAAAGTACGGTTACTGCGCCTGTCTCCGGTCAGATCACGGATCGCTATGTGAGTTTGGGCGAATTCATTGGTTCTGGTGATCCTGTTTATCGACTGGTAAAAACAGATAAACTGAAGCTCAATCTTCATGTTCCGGAAAATGACGTCGGTTCCCTGCATACGGGCATACCGCTGGTTTTCTCAGTAAAAAGCCTGAAAGGACTGATGTTCACGGGGACGGTGACTTTTGTGGCTTCTGCATCCGCTGCGCAGAGCAATACCTATGAGATTGAAGCGGTGGTGGATAACGCGGCCGGGATATTGAGGGCAGGGATGCTGGCACGAGTGGCGGCCGTACGCGAGGTTTGGGACGATGCCATCGTTGTTCCTTTATCTGCGGTGGTTCCTGATAAGAGTGAGCATGTGGTGTTTTTGTATAAGGACGGCTATGCCGTGCGGCAGATCGTCATTGTCGATAAAATGTCGGGTGAAAAAGCCGTTGTCGGTTCTGGAATACGAGCCGGGGATCAGTTGATTGTTGCCGGGCAGCGCACGTTGAGCGATGGAACCCGGGTGACGATTTCAGGCGATGGCGAGGTCATCGATTTTACCGAAGAATAG
- a CDS encoding TolC family protein, which yields MESKTTFSHQISSDCYVSDCFDGYRVERGPAEAAHRLLQNIVFRCHIYIAGRIAYALFVGLMVILCLGGGEAQANDSEPIYTLEECIEIGTERSVSLANARRDAEIAESRISQVKSQLFPSLDIESSYTRLDERPELSETSLGLLDNYSVTAGAKQLIYSGGSVSAGIKAAESYRAYAQDGINQQSRALIRDIRIQFYELLYAKARVDVAEASLQQLVELEKQAQQKFDVGTSSEFDLLSAQVKVANEKPQVVAARNALAVTKETFRKLLFLENTAFDISGELDFRELDISVDQCMERALAFRPELSQLHNIVSMRKMDVRSARGSYFPSIFAFGNYTGSNPSSESMADDEWKWHWNAGLLLSWDIMDGGLRRSQIREKVLYLAKSEAEYTDLVNTITLQLKTAYLTLMNSREIVLSAEENVHLATKALSIADVRYKKGLATYLENTDANLALSSARLTQLAANRSYFQSVAELKYACGTDDIENN from the coding sequence TTTCGTTGCCATATTTATATCGCTGGTAGGATTGCTTATGCTCTTTTTGTAGGCCTGATGGTGATTTTATGCCTGGGCGGCGGAGAGGCTCAGGCCAACGATTCCGAACCGATTTATACCTTGGAAGAGTGCATTGAGATCGGGACTGAACGCTCGGTGTCGCTTGCCAATGCGAGACGGGATGCGGAGATTGCGGAAAGTCGTATCAGTCAGGTTAAATCGCAACTGTTTCCTTCTCTGGATATTGAAAGCAGTTATACACGGCTGGATGAACGCCCGGAGTTGAGCGAGACCAGTCTGGGATTGCTGGATAATTATAGTGTTACAGCGGGTGCCAAACAGCTGATTTACTCCGGTGGCAGTGTTTCGGCCGGGATCAAGGCGGCAGAATCCTACAGGGCTTATGCACAGGATGGGATCAACCAGCAGTCACGGGCCTTGATTCGTGATATTCGCATACAGTTCTATGAATTGCTCTATGCCAAAGCGCGGGTCGATGTGGCGGAGGCGTCGCTACAGCAGCTTGTTGAGCTGGAAAAACAGGCGCAGCAGAAATTTGATGTGGGCACGTCCAGTGAATTTGATTTGCTGAGTGCACAGGTGAAGGTGGCCAATGAAAAGCCGCAGGTGGTGGCGGCCAGAAATGCGCTGGCGGTCACAAAGGAAACGTTTCGTAAATTGCTATTTTTAGAGAATACGGCGTTTGATATATCCGGCGAACTGGATTTTCGGGAACTGGATATTTCAGTGGATCAATGTATGGAGCGTGCGCTGGCCTTTCGGCCGGAGTTGTCGCAGTTGCATAACATCGTTTCCATGCGCAAAATGGATGTGCGTTCGGCGCGTGGCAGTTATTTCCCTTCGATTTTCGCCTTTGGTAATTATACGGGGAGTAATCCCTCGTCAGAATCCATGGCCGATGACGAATGGAAGTGGCACTGGAACGCGGGGCTCTTGCTGAGCTGGGATATTATGGACGGGGGACTGCGTCGCAGTCAGATTCGGGAAAAGGTGCTGTATTTAGCGAAGAGTGAAGCGGAGTATACCGATCTGGTCAATACGATCACGCTGCAGCTCAAAACGGCCTATTTAACGCTGATGAATTCACGGGAAATCGTCCTGAGTGCCGAGGAAAATGTGCATTTGGCGACCAAGGCACTGAGCATTGCGGATGTACGCTACAAAAAAGGATTGGCCACCTATCTAGAAAATACCGATGCCAATTTGGCACTGAGTTCGGCCCGGCTTACGCAACTTGCGGCCAATCGATCCTATTTTCAATCCGTGGCAGAACTGAAGTATGCCTGCGGAACTGATGACATTGAAAACAACTAA